The proteins below come from a single Alligator mississippiensis isolate rAllMis1 chromosome 2, rAllMis1, whole genome shotgun sequence genomic window:
- the LOC102572138 gene encoding olfactory receptor 4S2 — translation MEPANNVSEFILLGLTQHQESEQICFVLFSLFYAVTIVGNLLIIITIKSSQSLISPMYFFLSYLSFVDISYSTAIAPKMIADFLVERKTISFAGCMTQLFFGHFLGGTEVFLLTIMAYDRYIAICKPLHYMTIMSGRVCGWLVLGCWTGGFVHSIIQTLLTTHLPFCGPNEIDHYLCDVHPLLKLACTDTYIIGIIVVANTGMISFTSFVVLVTSYVVILFSLRRRTTKGRLKALSTCASHITVVIICFGPCMFIYLRPTTTLSEDKSVSVFYTVVTPMLNPLIYTLRNEEVKNAMRKMWIQKVD, via the coding sequence ATGGAACCTGCAAATAATGTGTCTGAATTCATTTTATTGGGACTTACTCAGCATCAGGAGTCAGAACAAATCTGTTTTGTGCTGTTTTCATTGTTCTATGCAGTTACTATAGTGGGAAACCTCCTCATCATTATCACTATCAAGAGCAGCCAGAGTCTTATttcccccatgtatttctttctAAGCTACCTTTCCTTTGTGGACATCAGCTACTCTACAGCTATAGCTCCCAAAATGATTGCAGACTTTCTTGTTGAGAGGAAAACCATCTCATTCGCTGGTTGTATGACACAGCTCTTCTTTGGCCATTTCCTTGGTGGTACTGAGGTATTTCTCCTCACAATAATGGCTTATGATAGGTATATTGCCATTTGCAAACCGCTTCATTACATGACCATCATGAGTGGACGTGTGTGTGGCTGGTTGGTGTTGGGTTGCTGGACAGGAGGCTTTGTTCATTCTATTATACAGACTCTCCTAACCACTCATCTTCCATTTTGTGGGCCTAATGAGATTGACCACTATCTCTGTGATGTGCACCCTTTGCTGAAACTGGCTTGTACTGACACCTACATTATTGGCATCATTGTTGTTGCTAACACTGGGATGATTTCCTTTACCAGTTTTGTTGTGTTAGTTACATCATATGTTGTCATCTTATTCTCTTTGAGAAGGCGTACTACTAAAGGCCGCCTCAAAGCTCTCTCCACTTGTGCCTCCCACATCACTGTAGTGATTATATGTTTTGGGCCCTGCATGTTCATCTACTTACGACCAACAACAACCCTCTCAGAAGATAAGTCAGTCTCTGTGTTTTACACTGTTGTCACCCCTATGCTGAATCCATTGATTTATACCCTGAGAAATGAAGAGGTGAAAAATGCCATGAGAAAAATGTGGATCCAAAAAGTGGACTGA